One part of the Dasypus novemcinctus isolate mDasNov1 chromosome 29, mDasNov1.1.hap2, whole genome shotgun sequence genome encodes these proteins:
- the PPP1R3B gene encoding protein phosphatase 1 regulatory subunit 3B, translated as MAVDIEYRYSCMAPSLRRERFACKISPKPSKPLRPCIQLSGKSEATGMVAPAVQAKKVKKRVSFADNQGLALTMVKVFSEFDDPLDIPFNITELLDSIVSLTTAESESFVLDFPQPSADYLDFRNRLQSDHVCLENCVLKDRAISGTVKVHNLAFEKTVKVRMTFDTWKSFTDFPCRYVKDTYAGTDRDTFSFDISLPEKIQSYERMEFAVCFECRGQTYWDSNRGKNYRITRAELKSTQGAAEPQDGPDFGIAFDQFGSPRCSYGLFPEWPSYLGYEKLGPYY; from the coding sequence ATGGCTGTGGACATAGAGTACAGGTACAGCTGCATGGCCCCTTCCTTGCGCAGAGAGAGGTTCGCCTGCAAGATCTCCCCAAAGCCGAGCAAACCCCTGCGGCCCTGTATCCAGTTGAGCGGCAAGAGCGAAGCCACTGGGATGGTGGCGCCGGCTGTCCAGGCGAAGAAGGTGAAAAAGCGGGTGTCCTTCGCGGACAACCAAGGGCTGGCCCTGACAATGGTCAAAGTGTTCTCGGAATTTGATGACCCATTAGATATCCCTTTCAACATCACCGAGCTTCTCGACAGCATTGTGAGCCTGACGACAGCAGAGAGCGAGAGCTTTGTTCTGGATTTTCCGCAGCCCTCTGCCGATTACTTGGACTTTCGAAACCGGCTGCAGAGCGACCACGTGTGCCTGGAAAACTGTGTGCTGAAGGACAGGGCCATCTCAGGCACGGTGAAGGTGCACAACCTTGCGTTTGAGAAGACGGTGAAAGTCAGGATGACGTTTGACACTTGGAAGAGCTTCACCGACTTCCCTTGTCGGTACGTGAAGGACACGTATGCCGGTACCGACAGGGACACCTTCTCCTTCGACATCAGCCTACCCGAGAAGATTCAGTCTTACGAGCGCATGGAGTTTGCCGTGTGCTTTGAGTGCCGCGGCCAGACCTACTGGGACAGCAACCGAGGCAAAAACTACAGGATCACCCGGGCTGAGTTAAAATCCACGCAGGGAGCGGCCGAACCGCAGGACGGACCCGATTTTGGAATAGCCTTTGACCAGTTTGGAAGCCCTCGCTGCTCCTACGGCCTGTTTCCGGAGTGGCCTAGCTACCTGGGATATGAAAAGCTGGGGCCCTACTACTAG